Genomic segment of Triticum aestivum cultivar Chinese Spring chromosome 6A, IWGSC CS RefSeq v2.1, whole genome shotgun sequence:
tttagacaaaaaggccacaacccaacaataaaaaaggctgcaatgttgggcttggcccatgaagctgataaaaaattgatagaaaaaatacattaaaaaggccgaattgttgggctaggcccatgtagaaaatcaaattggaccaggctgaatcttgtgccacgtcagattgccacgctggatgcctacgtggcctgaggatgttgctagtgaccaaaacgccacagtagacgtattttggtcataaacgtcttcgaccattccagaagaaaggtcgttatagtcagtttatgacggccagcttttgaccttatgtttttgtcacaaaaaggtcataaatagaaatttgtgaccattcagtgaccaatagtggtggtcacaagttgacatatttcttgtagtgtatctCGGTCTTTTTATGATAATGAAAATGGTTCAATCAGCGTAAGCCCACCGTAGCACCGTCGGAAAATAAAAACCACAACAAACCCACGGTCCATCCTTGTAGTCTGAAACATTTGTAGTACACCTCACGTTTCATCAAAATCAACCCACTATAATGAAACAAGGTCAAAACGATGGAACTGGACCGTGTGTTATTTTGTAGAAACCAGAGGATACGTGCGTTGCTGCCGGAAATGGTTGATGAAACTTGGGTTGGTAACATGGCGAGTTCATTAAAGTTACTCGGCGGCCGCTGCATGTGATGAGGGAGGCGGAGACGCGGCGCATAAGCGGAATCGTCGTGCAGCGCCAGAGCTAGAGGGTGGCAGGCCCCACTGGTCACTTTGACTAGGGCTTAAATAAAacaaaatatttcaaaaatattaataagccaatgacatgtgggtccaataTCTAATTTGAAtagtccttttctttttttctctttttattaaaGTTTGGCGTCACGTGTAAGTatgtgagagagagggggtgagaAAAATGGTATTTTGTTTTTTTAGAGTGGATCCCACCAGTAAATGACACATGAAGACAGGGGCAAAAATGTCAAATAAACGGCTAGATACTAGTCAAATAGCTTTGACTCAATGAAAACAACATTTCTATAAATGCAACTAATGGCAgatgggcaaatttgagcatgctttaaAATATGACTAGTGGATTCGAGTTAGGATCACAAACGTAGATGTCTTCTTTTTAATATTTATAAGTGCTTAGTTTTTAGTTCAAAGTTTGCTGTAACCCTGTTTGCGCCACTGCCAATTGAACTTTTGTGCGGACAGTTGGTCTGAGCAGCTACTGCCAAGCAACCACCATGTCGGGTGTTCTCAACGCCCGTCTTCTTGCTCCTATCGCTGCCTAGGGTTTGTGAGGCATGCAatgtaggtgtgtgtgtgtgtttgagagagaggaGTGTGTGGATAGGCTTTGCGAGGAGGAGGACCGACCGTAAAGCCGTGGACTTCTCAATTGCCACGCCGACATGAATGCGAATAGGCGGGCGGCCTATCAGCCAGAGTAAATCACGATGTGTGTCCTACAATGAAGTGAATAGGGTTTATGGGTCAGTTCGGGCATCGAAGTCTGACGTGGCGGTCGTTCGAACTCCTCATAACGTCACTCGATTTAAGGCCAAGCTACGATATTTCAGACGTCTGGACCGGCCTAACTTGATTTGATGACGCGCATTGAAGGCCTAAAAATGTCTAAACCGGCGGATTTACGCATTTGCGGAAGCTTTGGGTTTCTTTAGGGGTATTTGCGGAAGCTTTGGTGATTTATGTTGCTTTGACTCCAAACCAGTTTTGGTGACAAAAAATGGATTTCGGTTCATTGAACCTGGCCATGTGTACCCCTCCTCGTCCCATTAACCCGTCCAGGTCCATCCCATCCGTCGGTCCCCGCTAATAAAACCCTTGCCACCCGCAAGCAGCCGCGTCGGCATCGCGCCCATGCCCATCCCCGTGCCCGCCCGCTGACGCGACGTACACCGCACCAAGAAACCGTCGGACCCTCCGCCGGCCACGGCGGGAGCGACTGCCACGCGCGCGCGGCCTCACGTGCCGCCCACCGCCCGTGACCCTAATCCCCAAACGAGCCCACGACTatcctctcccctcctctctcgGTATAAGTGCTCCCCCACCACCGCCACCGtcttctccccctcctctccgACCCGAAACCCCTATCCGCCCGTCCGTCCCGGGGAGAAGACCGCCGGCGGAGGAGAGGAGACGCGGGCGAGGCAAGAGGAGAGTCAAATCCCCATCCTGCTCCTCCCTCCCGCGCCGCCGACCCCACCCGCGGCATTCTCTCCGGTGCCCCTCCTCCGGCCAGGTGATTTCCTGAACTGAATCCACCTACCCCTGCTTTCTTTTTGGGGATTTTGATTTGGGGGCCGGCGATGTTGACATGACAGTTCCAGCTCGGGGGAATGGCTTCTTTGATTTGGCGTGATCCCCGGCTCAGTTTGTTGTGTCGTCTTCAGGGGAAAAAACGAACATCAGCAGGATGGTGCTGTGGGTATTCGGGTATGGGTCCCTGATCTGGAACCCCGGATTCGACTTCGACGAGAAGATCCTGGGATTCATCAAGGGCTACAAGCGAACGTTTAATCTCGGTATGCTTGGTTTGGAAGCTAATCTGAACCTGTAGCTGTACTTATTGGTCTGAAGATTTCACATCTCAACTCTTTTCTTTCTCCGCAGCTTGCATTGACCATAGAGGCACACCACAGCATCCGGCCAGGACCTGCACCCTTGAATCCGAAGATGAAGCCATATGCGTAAGTTGACTGCAGCATGAATCAAATACCTACAGCACATGATGCTGCATTACTCTGTGGGCACTATATAATACTGTTCTCTAGGAGTGTTGCCATGGCCAACAATAGGCGACATTTCTGAGACTTGTTGCACCTTTAACATGCTTGTGTGGCTTCATGCTTGTTTCGCAGGGCTTCGTTTATTGCAGAGAAATATATGCCCTTTGCTATAGGGTCATATTACTTACAATACCTATCACACTTCCAGTTATAACGTGGTTTTGTTTGGATTGTTGACAAAATATTTACCTTATAAATTCTTTGGTCAGGACTCAGAACAGAGTGTCTTCTGTTTGCATGGTTGCCAATTCTTGGCCATTTCAATCCGTCTTTGCCCACTCCTAGTTCATTTGTTTTGCTAACCTTGGCCAAATCATGGGAAAGAGGACAACCTTGGGCTCAATCCAAATGCATCCTATCTTCTTTCTCATTTGTTCTTCATTGTCAATGATTTTGCTCCATTTCTGTCCAAGCATGAAAACTTGATATTCCCTGAGTCTTGTTTCGTCTTATCCTCCTTGCAAACTTACCCTAATATTGGCTGGTTCCTCACCAATCCACTTTAATGCTGAATGTTTAAATCTGATTCATGTGCAAGTGTTTGTAGACATGCCCAAAGTAGATTCACTGCATTAGAAGTTCTATTCGCCAAATGAGTAGGCCAAAGTGCATAATGCTGTTACAACTACACCCATGGCGTAAAGATGGTACTTTATTTATTATCCAGTACTCAAGTATATCCGCTGTATTAGCAGTTCTATTCACCAAAATGGGGAtatccttttccaaaaaaaagggGATATGTATAATATTGTTACCACTGCACCATCGCCATAAAGATTTACTTTTGTTCATTATCCAATATTGATATGGTTTCTTGAATGCCATGACATTGCTCTATCTTTTGGTTTCCTTATTTCTATGGGCTATGGTATTTACATTTACAGCTCATGTCTTTTACAGTGGGGAATTGCTTATTGTGTCAAAGGTGGTCTAGAAAAAGAACGAGAAGCAATGCAGGTGCAGTGATTTTATTTCTTGTTTATTCGCCTGGAAGAAAGATTGGATTTATCATGCTAGAATTAAATTGATAATGTATGAATTTCCACAGTACTTGGAGAGAAGAGAATGCGAGTATGACCAGAAGATCTCTGTGGATTTCTACAAGGTATAAATGCAAGGCGAATATGTTGACatatttctctttcttttttcttcagTACTCTCATTTTCTCTTGTTGAACTCCACTGTTTAGGATGGAAATTCTCTGGAACCAGCTGTGACGGATGTATTAGTGTAAGGGTCGAACTCTACTATTAATTTTTGTTCACATTCCATGTGACTCGCCAAACTCACTTGGTCAATGCACAGTTTCGTATCCACTCCTGATCCTGTTGGCAACAAGTACTATCTTGGCCCTGCTGCTTTGGAGGATATGGCAAGGTGGGCTGTTGAACCCTTCGATCCTCTTTCATGAATACTCTGCTTCACTAAGAGCATTTCTGAATTCCTTTCCAATTGTCTTGTTTACAAAACAGGCAAATTGCTACAGCCAGCGGCCCTAATGGATATAATAGGGACTACCTATTCTCAATGGAGAAGGCACTGTCCAATATAAGTAAGGAATTGTTTCTCATGTTGTCACCCGTCTATTTGCACTCATGTTATTTGATCAAGCATGTAGGATGCACTTGTTCCTCATCTGTCCATTCTGTTTACATTCCAAGGCACGACAGTTTAGTTGTCAGTAGTAGTTTGTTCTGGTTATCTGTCCTCCTTGCATATTAGCAGAACAAAACTGCACTTGAGTCATATCATCAATCCCTTACAAATTGTGCTATGTGGATTTGTTCAGGCCATGAAGACGAGTCGATTATTGTGCTTGCGGATGAGGTGAGGAAGGTGCTGAGCAGGTCGACGGAGAAGAAGGTTACCGGCTCCGACATGCCATTAAAATCGCATACTCCCGTTGTGCACATCCCTGCTCTTCCTGAGGGCACCGTCGTGGTCTCAACATAGCAAGAAGAGCGGCACGGCTGGATCGGCGAAAGAGATGGCATTTTCCTCTGACCACACTCACCCTTGACATTCTCCCATTGAAAGATCTGCGGTTTACTTCAGCTCTGGCACCATTGAGGGTGTGCGCTAATTTTCTTTGGCAAAGGCTGTAGCTTCCAGAGTGCCAGTGCGAAAGCCTGAGACTTGAAAGTGTTATTGCTTCCCTTGTGATACCCTAATAATAAATGCATTTGGCGACTTCTGCGCCGCTGAGGTGCAATGTTTTTACTTCACATGATTCTGTTTCCTAATTCGTTATGAATGTCATTGTCTCTTTTTGAGCAACCGAATGGCCTCTTGGTGCTCCTTCGATTCATATGACAGGGAAAATGGGGAAAATGGAGGATCGGTATGTCCCGCGCACTTGAATCCCATTGATTTGGAGATCTTAGGAATTGGCACAAGTTAGTGTTTGATGGCAGCATTGGGAAATCATAGGATATCGCAAGGGGTCAGACCTCATGaaaaaaatcatatgaaatagAATAGGGTAAGTACCATAGGAAAGCTCCTAAGGATTGCATTTTTAGGGCCCTGGTACCAGCACTATGCATGATCTATgatgtgtttggttgcctgcattaccTGCAACCATACCGAgttgggcaaaaaaaaacaaaacgtaTTTGGTTGCAAACAGGGAGGCCTTGCTCACATTGGCACGAAGCCCAGAGTGAGCCCGGTTGAGTGCGGTGAAAAAGGGAGGTAGCGCGCTCGCTACGGTGCAAGGGGGAAATTGAGTGAAGACGGCGGGCGATGGAAATCGGCCAAGGCTGGATGGCGCGAAATGTAGCATCTTCGCCCCATTTACTCGGTCACCATTAGCCTTAGGACGAGCACTTCCTCTGTTCCTAGCGTAAGCAGAGGCGGCGACAGCACTCTCCAGCAGCAGCAAGAGCTGCTTCTCCCCTTCCTCTTGGCCACCATCTGGTCGTCCTCGACTCAGCCATGACCCCTTCGCCTTGTCGTGGTCTCCGAAGCCGGTAAGCAACATGGAACACCTCCCTTCTATGTTAGGTTGGTTGTTAGGCTGTTAGGCAAGGTGTAGAATTGGCTTCCCCATTACTCACCACACCATCGATGTCGCCTAAAACGAACGCAGGAAGCTGATAGTTCAGGCAGCATCACTAATAGTTGTGATTTAGGCATGGTTCACCTTGATCCACAAGAGAGTtgttcatcttgatgacaagcctGTCATTCGCTATGCTTCAATGTTAACCTGGGATCATGAAAGGATAGCGAATTTGAATTACATCTACAACAGCAATTACAGAGGCCCTGTGGATGCTTCGAATGAAAAGAGCACCTTTCACAAGGCTTGTGCAGACCTTCAGAAGCAATGGCAGCTACAAGATAGCATCCACATCAGTGTGGAAAGCAAGTTGCTATGTTCCTCTATTTTGTCGGTCATAACTGAAGGTTCATGGTTATCCACAATACATTCAGGAGATTAATGGAGACCATTTTCAGATACTTCAGGCCAGTGTCAAGTGTTGTATGCTGTTGGGGAACTTAAAGGATAGACGATCACCAACCGGCCGGACTCCTAACAAGATTCGCATTAGCTCAAGATGGTATCCATATCTCAAGGTGAGCACTGACAGTATATAGTTCATGGCCTGACATGCTTGTATTGTTCTGTTATAGTTATAACATCATCTTGTAATGCCATTTCAGAATTGTATTGAGGCAATAGATGATACTCATGTCATTGTTGAATGCCAAGGTCACAATTTGCAACATACAAGGTGAGAAAGTACTACACAAGTCAGAATGTTTTTGCTGTTGTTGACTTCGATCTAAAGTTCACATCTGAGTGAGATGTTGAACATGAGGATCGTTAGAGAAGAAAGAGATACTCACGAGGGGATAAGGATGGAGGGTGGGGCGGCTTGTGGGCCACATGTGCATGTGGCGATGCGGCGCGAGGGTCAGATCCACGCTGATCGCAGGGTCAGCCGGAAGTGAACGATTTCCCGATTATTATTTTTCGATTCTCTATGCTATTTGTTCACACGCATGTGAAGTAgctaatctatatctatacctctatacctaataataaaggggctattgcttcttCCGGTACGTCATCAAAATTGCCTCAAATGTTATAAAATACTGCCAACCAATGCCATCTATAAGTGATAAAAAattatttattttccatttttgtTTTTTCTACTCTGAATAAATTAGGACTTAAAAAAGTTccacaaataaaaaaaatgagaattttgaaataaaatgattgtggattaaaaaatgtttgtgattttatATAAAATGTTtgcttattcaaaaaatgttttggaaatcaaaaaaattcatgattttttaaaaagttTTTGTATTAAAAAAGTTAATGAAACAGAACAAAATTCgccaatttaaaaaaatgttcatgaatggaaagaaatcctaaaaattcaaaaacaTCTCGTGACTTATAAAATAGTTTATCATTCATAAATGTTcgctgattcaaaaaatgatcatgcatttcaaaaaatgtttgttaaaTCAAAAAAATTGTtaatattcatgaatttcaaaattaTTCCCCCAGTTTCCAAAGCAATGTTCATCCATTTTACAAATGTTTGCCGATTCAAGAAAATTGTTAAAAATAATGTTCACAATTTTTTAGAAAGTTTGCAAATAgtataaatgttcatgaattcaaaaaatgttcttgattttagaaaatgtttgaaaatttgtaTAAGTGttcttgaatttgaaaaatgttcacggttTCAAATATGTTCACGAGTTCAAAAAAATGATCATGATTTCACGAAATTGGAAGTGCTAGTGTAtatcggtgatgcagcaaaatgtgatCATGGCTATTGAAGATTATATTTTTTTTCTacagttgcaacgcacgggcccttttgttAGTACCATTGAAGCTGATTGATCCTTTTTTTGGTGCTGATGAACAAGCACCGTTTGGCAATCTCTTTATTAGCGCTGATTGATCTCTGCATATACAATTGTAAATTTTAATCCAAAATCTGAACTTCTGGTAGGTCTTTTGGTTTGAAACAAAATGGAAGGCTATGATATTGTCCAAATTATGGTAAATATACTACCATGGCCTTTTTTTAGAGGCACTACCATGGCTACAATCCAAGCAACCATCGCTTGCCAATTGATCATGCCAATATTTTTGGCAGGACTAGATGGGGGCTCAGTCCGACTCCGAACAGGCCGTGGAGAGACTGCAAAGAGGGTTTCCAGTTTGTCCACAGAGTTATACCCACAGCCAGATATCTCTctcgcggcggcgcgggcgccAGAGTTTTGCCTCGGCCACGCGTTGCAGAGCAGGtgagccaaccccccccccccccccccccccccagcacccTCTGGCATCGCGATTTTCTCCTTTGATGACGGGGCCTGCCTCCACAATCCAGCCAAGGTACTTGTTTTTCGTTGCTGATGCTCCTTAAGTTCTGATCGATTTCTCTCTGCTTTTTCTACAGGACTTTTGGGCATGCATGCCACGGCTTGTTAGTAACGCTCACATTTTCTTTCTTACTGTTTTTGTCATACTCTATTTCCTTACGCTTCTTGCTACCAGCTCGAACAGAGCAGTGCTTTACAAAATTCACTGTCAGTCAGTGTCCATTGTCAATTTCTGTTGCTACGAGTGGGTGGGCTATAAAACGTTAACTCATTCCTCGGCACTAGTTATTTTGTTGTTGAACTGGTTCAGAATCGAATCAAGCTGGTCGACAACAACTTTTTCCTAGTTTGGAGACTTTCCTCGTTACCATGTTCAGATGCTCTGTTTTGGTGCCATGGTGCACTGCCTTCAATGGCCAGACATTTGCTAACAGATCCTTAAAAGATCAATCAGCGTCGGTTGAAACCTGAGTGTCTACTTCTATGCATAAAGCTCTACGAAGTGGTTAGATCTTCCTAGCTAGGGATGAATGAGCTCTGACATGGTACTCCTACCAAGAATGACAGAATGCTAACATCTAGCTCTATGCATGAACATTCGAGAGCATTACCGAGAGAATTATATACATATGATGGCTTAAGCAACACTATACTTTATGATTGATGCACTGCTACTACATTACCCTGCTTCCTTTCATGATTTAGACACTTGCATTATCTCTGACAAGATGTTTAAATCCCTTCTATGTTTATTTCTCAGGGTCTGAAAGAACTCGTACAAAATGAGACGGTGCCCTGCCCCATTGACATAGCTAATAACGCCATTGACGATCACCTAGCCAAGAGGCTCACCGAACTGTGTGGTTCTGAGAACAAATTAGTTGTGGGAAGTGCTGAATATAAAAGAATAATTGAAATGAACCTGGTTAGTGTACTTTGTAAGCTTTCTTGTTGCTTCTTTCTGGGTGAACAGTACTGACCACCACCTGCTTTTTCAGAGAATACCCTGTCTTTATGTTGATGTTCCGGATTGTGAGGTCATAATTTGGAGTCAGATGAATCCCATGCGTGCTTTAATTGGTTTCCCGACAGGAGACATGGCTATTATGCTGCTATATGAAGCGCCTCTGGCATCGCAATTTTCTCTTTTGATGGGGACTACCTCAATGATCCAGCAAAGGTTCTTGTTTTTTCCTTGCAAGATGCTCCTTATGCTTTGGCTGTCATCAATGAAAAATCAAGATCAACTAATCGATTACTCTGCTTTTTCTACAGGACTTTTGAGAATGCTTGCCACCGCTTGTTAGTAACGCTCCCATTTTTTCATCAATGATCCTGCCTCCTTTCATGATTTAGACACTTGCGttatactgtatttgacaagcttTTTGATTCTCTTGTGTTCTTATTTCTCAGAGTCTGAAAGAATTCATACGAAATGAGACGGTGCCCTCCCGAGTTGACATAGCTAACAATGCTATTGACGATCACCTGGCCAAGAGGCTCACCGAGTTGTGTGGTTATGGGAAGAAATTAGTTGTAGGGAATGCTGAATATAAAGGAATAATTGAAATGAACCTGGTTAGTATAACTTTATAAGCTTTCTTGTT
This window contains:
- the LOC123131885 gene encoding gamma-glutamylcyclotransferase 2-2, coding for MVLWVFGYGSLIWNPGFDFDEKILGFIKGYKRTFNLACIDHRGTPQHPARTCTLESEDEAICWGIAYCVKGGLEKEREAMQYLERRECEYDQKISVDFYKDGNSLEPAVTDVLVFVSTPDPVGNKYYLGPAALEDMARQIATASGPNGYNRDYLFSMEKALSNISHEDESIIVLADEVRKVLSRSTEKKVTGSDMPLKSHTPVVHIPALPEGTVVVST